From the Prunus dulcis chromosome 4, ALMONDv2, whole genome shotgun sequence genome, one window contains:
- the LOC117625516 gene encoding disease resistance protein RUN1-like: FGLQLFRYESKFINKIVQVIEEKLRRKPLSVPHIMIGMHSQLNELNLWLQDGSDDVGILVIYGMSGIGKTTIAKFVYNSNYGRFEGGSFLENIREVSQQPNGLVQLQTQLLSNILNGRNMKISSVSEGLTEIEDAISSKKVLLVLDDVDHMDQLDAVFQMKDQFYPGSKIIITTRHARLLRAHQVTKVHEVETLNSEESLELFSWHAFGQDHPIEGYIEYSQKIVGHCGGLPLALKVLGSSMYLGDSIDVWKSALEKLEAIPNGEIVNKLRVSYDSLQDDHDRNLFLHIACFFIGKDKDYIVNILDGCDFHTIVGIQNLIDRCLVSIDGKVVQMHDMILGMGRQIVRLESEKPWKRSRVWRHKDAFNILTEKNGTDSIEGLVLDMHMLPRNSHINSTEIVLETNAFARMHELKLLHLSHVQLDGSYAEFCTRLRWLCWNKFPLDSIPTDFPLGSLVVLEMQYSGLRQVFKGTKRLSSLKILDLSHSHSLTEITDFSFCPNLEKLILVDCERLVDVNESIGNLERLVYLSMKDCKNIRMLPENMFMLKSLETLIISGCTNLNELSVEMLRNMEFLKVLEMDEIPITQLWRGRSSCILSSLPCSLVNLSVWGCNLSDDDFPRDFSNLSSLRRLNVGNNPICVLPNCIQGLTRLDKLSFPMCKRLKSLVGLPEVDDLDIQHCISLEKITYQYFPRFNGYFRHHIWPLTLPHENRNLVEWEDSYKVEPIGRVDVDMINLLGLCNLESMAPIWIRKTFCSAIDQSPVQGLYERGIFSTFFAGNEVPGRFSHKSRRSSISFTMTSHRIQALVIFAAYENTVSDRPWYSAVSDRPWYSEHFFCGFGAEIMARVRNKSKGQKWYYGPSQYGIPGEGEDMIWLSHWKFQNDQLEGGDRVVVSVFTPSCFPVKELGIQIVQEQEENHNTMMSPQHKTIPLLANYSTHDEHSMDEFFNDEDSDEDTTDKEEEQDDHAIAATTGSNKSGGLRGWKVLITAACFFLTLSLITRSSLSQRKKRQSTSRG; this comes from the exons tttggaTTGCAACTTTTCAGATACGAGTCAAAGTTTATCAACAAGATTGTTCAAGTGATAGAAGAAAAACTAAGGCGTAAACCCCTAAGTGTTCCTCACATCATGATCGGAATGCATTCTCAATTAAACGAACTGAATTTATGGTTACAAGATGGATCAGATGATGTTGGCATACTTGTAATTTATGGCATGAGTGGAATAGGGAAGACAACCATTGCAAAGTTTGTTTATAATTCAAACTATGGAAGGTTTGAAGGAGGGAGCTTCCTTGAAAACATAAGAGAAGTTTCGCAGCAACCCAATGGCTTAGTTCAATTACAAACACAGCTTCTTTCTAATATTTTGAATGGgagaaatatgaaaataagCAGTGTTAGTGAAGGATTAACTGAGATTGAAGATGCAATAAGCTCTAAGAAGGTTCTCCTTGTTCTCgatgatgtggatcatatggaTCAATTAGATGCAGTATTTCAGATGAAAGATCAGTTTTATCCAGGAAGTAAAATCATAATAACAACTAGGCATGCAAGATTGTTAAGGGCTCATCAAGTTACTAAGGTGCATGAAGTTGAAACTTTGAATTCCGAGGAATCATTGGAGCTTTTTAGTTGGCACGCTTTTGGTCAAGACCATCCCATTGAAGGTTACATAGAATATTCGCAAAAAATAGTGGGTCATTGCGGAGGACTTCCATTAGCTCTTAAAGTTTTAGGTTCTTCTATGTACTTGGGGGATAGTATAGATGTATGGAAAAGTGCATTGGAGAAGTTAGAAGCCATTCCAAATGGGGAAATAGTAAATAAACTAAGAGTAAGCTATGACTCTTTGCAAGATGACCATGACCGAAATTTATTCCTCCACATTGCTTGTTTCTTTATCGGAAAGGACAAGGACTACATTGTTAACATACTAGATGGATGTGATTTCCATACAATTGTTGGCATTCAAAATCTCATCGATAGATGTTTGGTGAGTATTGATGGTAAGGTGGTGCAGATGCATGACATGATCCTTGGAATGGGAAGACAAATTGTTCGCCTAGAATCAGAGAAGCCTTGGAAGCGTAGTAGAGTGTGGCGACATAAGGATGCCTTCAATATCTTGACAGAAAAGAAT GGTACAGATTCAATTGAAGGCCTTGTCCTCGACATGCACATGCTCCCTAGAAACAGTCACATAAACTCAACGGAGATAGTCTTGGAAACCAATGCGTTTGCAAGGATGCATGAACTAAAACTACTCCATCTTAGTCATGTACAACTCGACGGATCTTATGCAGAATTTTGTACAAGATTAAGATGGTTGTGTTGGAATAAGTTTCCTTTGGATTCTATACCCACAGATTTTCCATTGGGGAGCCTGGTTGTTCTTGAAATGCAATATAGCGGCTTGAGGCAAGTCTTCAAAGGAACAAAA CGTCTTTCATcattgaagatccttgatctcAGCCATTCTCATTCACTTACAGAAATCACCGACTTCTCATTTTGCCCAAATCTAGAGAAATTGATTCTTGTAGATTGTGAAAGACTGGTTGATGTCAATGAATCCATTGGGAACCTTGAGAGACTTGTTTACTTAAGTATGAAGGATTGCAAAAATATTAGGATGCTTCCAGAGAACATGTTTATGCTAAAATCACTTGAAACACTTATTATATCTGGTTGCACAAATCTTAATGAGTTATCAGTTGAGATGTTAAGGAACATGGAATTTCTGAAAGTGCTTGAGATGGATGAAATTCCGATAACTCAATTATGGCGAGGAAGAAGTTCATGTATCTTGAGTTCTTTACCATGCTCTTTAGTAAATTTAAGTGTTTGGGGTTGCAATCTTTCGGATGATGACTTTCCTAGGGATTTTAGTAATTTATCCTCATTGCGAAGACTAAATGTAGGGAATAATCCAATTTGTGTCCTACCAAATTGCATCCAAGGTTTAACAAGGCTCGATAAACTCTCTTTTCCCATGTGTAAGAGGCTCAAATCGCTTGTGGGTTTACCAGAAGTAGATGACTTGGATATCCAACATTGCATAtctttggaaaaaataacatatcagTACTTTCCACGCTTTAATGGTTACTTTCGACATCATATTTGGCCACTTACCCTTCCGCATGAGAACCGCAACCTAGTTGAGTGGGAGGATAGTTACAAGGTAGAACCTATTGGAAGGGTTGACGTAGATATGATCAACCTCTTGGGCTTGTGCAACTTGGAATCCATGGCACCCATTTGGATTCGAAAAACATTCTGTAGTGCAATAGATCAAAGTCCTGTCCAG gGACTGTACGAACGTGGTATATTCAGCACATTTTTTGCCGGGAATGAGGTTCCGGGCCGATTCAGCCATAAAAGTAGAAGGTCCTCCATATCTTTTACTATGACTTCACACAGAATTCAAGCCTTGGTCATCTTCGCTGCCTATGAGAATACCGTCTCTGATCGTCCTTGGTATTCGGCCGTCTCTGATCGTCCTTGGTATTCGGAgcattttttttgtggttttggTGCAGAGATCATGGCTAGAGTCAGAAATAAGAGCAAGGGTCAGAAGTGGTACTATGGCCCATCACAGTACGGTATTCCAGGTGAAGGAGAAGACATGATATGGTTAAGCCACTGGAAGTTTCAGAATGATCAGTTAGAAGGCGGCGATCGAGTGGTTGTTTCAGTTTTTACGCCCTCTTGTTTTCCAGTAAAGGAGTTAGGCATCCAGATTGTGCAGGAACAAGAGGAGAATCATAATACTATGATGAGTCCCCAACACAAAACCATTCCACTTCTTGCAAATTATTCTACTCATGATGAACACTCAATGGACGAATTCTTCAATGATGAGGACTCTGATGAAGATACAACAG acaaagaagaagagcagGATGATCACGCTATTGCAGCTACTACAGGCAGCAATAAATCCGGCGGCCTCCGTGGCTGGAAGGTGCTCATCACCGCAGCTTGCTTCTTTCTCACTCTTTCTCTAATCACTcgctcttctctctctcaaagaaAGAAGCGACAGTCCACAAGCCGTGGCTGA